The Planococcus halocryophilus nucleotide sequence CTGGAATCTGCTCAATTGTCAATAAACGACCAAATGCGTTAGCCGTGCCGACAATAATCAATACAGTGGCAGTTGTTAAAGCCGAATCAATGATTACTTTAGGAAGTTCTTTGAATTTTAACTCTCTATAGATAATCATAGAAGCAAATAAGCCGTAAACTACAGCGATAACAGCTGCTTCTGTAGGCGTAAAAATACCACCGTAAATTCCTCCCAAAATAATAACTGGAATCAACATAGCCCATTTAGCAGCCCAGAGAGCCGTTCCAATTTTTTTTAAAGAAGTTGGTTCGCCCATACCTTTATATCCTTTTTTCTTCGAGTAAATATAAACCCACACAATCATAGAAAGACCAACTAATACTCCTGGGATAATACCTGCGATAAATAGATCCCCAATTGAGACATTACCTGTTACTCCATAAATAACCATCGGTATACTCGGCGGAATTATAACCCCAATTGAACCTGCCGCTGCTACAACAGCTGTCGCAAATTTAATATCATAGCCTTGTCGGACCATTGCCGGAATCATAATTCCTCCAATAGCCGCAACCGTAGCTGGACCTGAACCTGAAATGGCTGCAAAAAACATACATGTAATAATAGTTGCGATTGCAAAACCGCCCGTTCTATTCCCAACAAGTGCATTTGCTACGTTGAATAGCCTTTCTGAAATTCCGCCTTTACCCATAATTTCACCTGCCAGGATAAAAAATGGAACCGCCATTAAAGGAAAGGAATCAACTGCTGTGACCAATTCTTTCGCTAAAAACTCAACTGGCAAACTTCCCGTATACATAATTGTAATTAGTGTAGAAAGGCCAATAGCAATACCGATTGGCACAGTTAATATTAGTAAAAGCGCAAAACTGCCGAATAAGACTGCAAGAGTCATTTCCTAAAACCTCCTAGATGATTCATTCCGAATTTATTTAGCTTGATCCATTTCATTTATTTTTCTTACGGATCCAGAGTCACCTCGCAAGGCTTTAATGTGTTTAATTAAATTTTGGATAAGACGAATGAGCGTTAGTCCCATACCTACCGGTGTAGCCATATACACTAACCCCATTGGAATTTGATTTGCCGGTGATTTTTGTCCGAAATTTAATAATTGGTTTGCGATGTCGAAACCATAAACGATAACGAAAACTGCAAATACGACAAACAACAAATTAGCAATAATGGTTAAAATGATTTTTCCTTTTTCTCTTAGAAGTAATAAAGCTACATCAACTTTGATATGTCTTTCTTTTTTGACCCCATAACTTATCCCCATGTAAATTAGCCAGATAAAACTATAACGCGCCAATTCTTCTGACCAAGATAAAGAATTGTTAAATTGTCTCATGACCACTTGAAGAAAAATAACAGCTACCATAATAGTAGAGAAGAGGATTAATAATGCCTCTTCGATATGCCGATCCAACCACCTTAGGATTTTCATATTGATCTCCTTTTATAAAAGATTTAATAATAGCCACTATTGGACAAATCATTATTTTTTAGAACAGACTAAAAATTCCGTCATTTATAATTAAAAAAATTTAATTTAGAGATGCACTATTCATCACAATGTTTTTTTTTTGCAAACCTAGCAACTCCTATCTTTCACTTTACAAGTTAAATCTATTTGAAATATTGATCATCTTTTATTTTTCATTATTTTATGGCTACCAAATTCATTTCGTAATGCTGCAACGACTTTGCCAGTACAAGTATCATCTTCTAAAGAAAGATACCGCATTAATAGTGACATCGTGATTACCGGGGCAGGAACTTGAAAATCTAAAGCAGATTCTACTATCCATTTTCCCTCATCAGAAGAATTCATTATCCCTTTGATGCCTTCTAGTTTAGCGTCTTTCGAAATCGTACCCAAATGGACTTTTGTCTAAAATATCGAAGCCTTCTGCAATTGATTGCATCATTCCATATTCGATACCATTGTGAATCATTTTCAAGAAATGGCCACTACCCACCTTATCAGTATAAAAGTAACCGTTTTCAACTGAGATATCATGAAAAATCAGTTCAATGAATTTATAAGCTTCCGGATTCCCTCCAATCATGGTGCATATCCCATTCCTTGCTCCTGAAATATCTCCACTTGTTCCACAATCCATAAAGTGGATTCCTTCCCCCATGTAAATCTTCACCAAATTGAATGAATTTTTTATAATTAGAGTTACCCTCACCAATAACAATATCTCCTTTATCAGGGAGTGATTTTAATGTTGATATACCATTCTCAGTAACCTCTTCATCTGGCACTAGTAACATTAATATGCGTGGGCGATCCAGTTGCTCGACTAAATTTTCTAAAGAATTTGCACGAAGAGCACCTTTTCCCACTACTTTATCTAGCTGAGCCTCATTTGCATCAAAAGCAACTACTTCATGACCATGATTAATAAGATTTAAAGATAGATTATAGCCCATTTTTCCAATACCAATCATTGCTAACTTCATTTTTTGCCCCCTTGTCCCTCGTGAATTTCTTCTATCTGTAAGCAAGTTCGATGTTTATTTTTAAGAAATTGTAATAGATGCTCTTTCTTCATAATAAAAAGCTTATATTTCACTTTGTTCCATATAGTAGAACTGCGTTCTATAAATTTAATTATAACTCTCAATCGAATAAATTCAAGAAATAATTTAAATTATTAGTTTTTTTAGAGAAAAGATTATCCATCTAAAAGACCTTGTCTCCCACATAAATAGAAAGGTATAAATAATAGTTAAATTTTTTCATCCCAATTTCTAGCAAATAAATCACTCTACCGTACTACTATCACTGAAAAAAATTATACTTCGCTTTAAAACAACTAGATTTATTTCACAGACAGATAGAGTTGTAGTTAAAATAGAGGATAGAGTCATTTTGATTAAAGTATGTAAACTATTAGAAGAGATATATCTTATTTCTACACTCTAGCATCTTTGTGTTTTGATTTTGACACTAAGGGAAATAAATGATGAACTACTAATTTACGGATATCTCGTAACTGAAAGGAGAAACCGACATGAAAGAACTTTTTGGCTTGATGAAGTTCGGCACAAAGTCCGCTTTATGGGCAGCCATTATTAATACAATCGTAGCCATTCTCAAAACAGCCGCTTATTTGATTACGGGGAACGTAGCGATGTTTGCTGAAATGATGCATAGCTTTGGGGATGCTGCGAACCAATTTTTTGTGTTTATTGGTTCTGCATTGAGTAAAAAAGAACCGACAGAACGCTTTCCTGGAGGATTTGGGCGACTGGTCAACCTTGTGCTACTCGGGGCTGTTTTAATTGTTGGGGTTTTGGCCTATGAAACCATTGTCGAAGGAATACATCACATTTCAAATGCCACTCATTCGGAAGATTGGTTTTGGTTGAATATGGGTGTTCTTGGTGCTTCTGCATTGCTCGAAATGGCGGTTCTCTACAAAGCGATGAAGGAAATTACGGAGCATCTCCCAAAAGAACAAATAAAAGGCTTTAAATTAATTCCTGAAAGTTATAAGCATGTTAAAGATGCTAAGCCCGCTTCGAAACTCGTATTTTTAGAAGATAATGTCGCAGTTGGTGGTGCGTTACTTGCAATGGGCGCAATTGTTGTCGCTACTTATACACCTTTCCATAGCGCTACAGGCTACGCTTCAATCATCATTGGTGTTGCACTTGTTTTTGTTGTAGGTCGTATCTTTATGGATAATGCTGCGGGAGCACTTGGAGTAGCCGATGTGAAAATGCAGGCAAGAATGGGCGCTCGTATTTTGCAGCATCCGCATATTAACGATATCCAAGACTTAAATGTTATTAAAGAAGGCGAAAGCCTACATGTCGAACTAAAAGTTGAAGTTGATCCTCATATGACGATCAAAGAAGCTGACGAAATTCGAAACTATATTGAGGAAAAAATTAAAGAAGCTGTAGATAATGTCACCGATGTAATTATTGAGTTTGATGACGATGATGACGTCGACACGTGGAGTCAGATCTCAAATGGGGATCAAAAGTAGTTTTTAGATTTTGGGACACTAGCAAGAAAGACAATCAAAACCGCGAAAAATCTCCGGTTTTGATTGTCTTTTCTTTTTCTTATGCTTTCGGTTCTTTTATAACCATATTATCCAATACCACCGTTTTCAAGTATTGGGAAACGCCATTTGCATCGCAAGTAAATTCAGTAACTTCATCCACTTTTTCTTTAATATGATCCGGGGCATTTTTCATCGCTACAGCATGGCTAACATATTCGAACATTTTAAGGTCATTATCGCTGTCTCCGATGGCTAACGTTTCACAGCCTGTTAAGCCAAACCTCTCTAGCATTTCTTTGATCCCTGATGCTTTATTGACATCGGCAACCATGACTTCTGCATTGTGCGGAGATGAAGGTGTCATCGAAAAACTCATCTCTCCTTGCAATTCCTTTAGCTCGGCTTTCCATCCTTCGATTTCATCGCGTGTTCTTGCGAAAAAGTAAAATTTCGAAAAATGATTACCGGTTATTTCTGCAGTCCACTCAATATCTTCCTCTATTGCTTTTTGACGCGAAATCCATTCGTTAATCTGAACGGAATCAGGTTTCGGATCACGAATTGCCGCTTCAACAAAGGCTTTGTCTTGTTCTTGCACCAATCGCGAGTTACCATGCGGGAACAGCTCGTAATAGATTTTCCTTTTACGTGCTTTCTCAATAATCGTTTTTACCAACTCTAGCGACAACGCGTGTTCAAATACGACTTCCTCGCCAATATAGCCTGCCATGCCATTTGCAGTAATAACGCCGTCTACTGCAAAGCCTTCTGGCAACATTTCTGCTAGTTCGTCTGCCGATCTACCTGTCGCAATGAAAACAAAAATTCCTTGATCACGCAGTTGATCTATAACTTGTTTTGTCTCAGAACTAACTTCGTTATAATGATTTAATATCGTTCCATCCATATCTAAAAAGATGGCCTTCGGGTTAATAATCACTCCATTACCTCCTGTTACTCTATGCACATGATACCCCTCAGTATACGCCGTGCTATTTCTAAACTCAACGAAAGTACAACTCTCTGTCGGTAAAAGGATTAGAACTACTGCGGAAAGATAGAAAATGTTAGAATAATAGAAAGAGAAATTTTCGGTTTTCATTTGGCGTTACAGGAAATTTGTTTATCTATGCTAGCTGTTTAAAATAACCAGCGGCAGATGGAGGTTAAAATGAAACAGGTCTTGACCATTCAAAAAGTATTAAATAATAATGTCGTTATTGCTCATAATGATGTCTATAAAGAAGTGGTATTAATCGGCAATGGTCTCGGTTTTAACCGAAAAAAAGGAGATTCTGTTCCTTTTGACCAAGCCGATAAAACATTTTTGCTTAAAGATGAAAAAGAAATGGAGCAATATGTAAACCTACTTCCGTATATTGAGGAAAAACTCATCGCGTTTATCCAAGAATTACTTCTTTTTATCGAAGAAAAAATGGACAAAGAACTAAATGAACATATTCACGTTGCATTAACCGATCACATTGCTTTTGCTATTAACCGTGCAAAAAAAGATATTCAATTCTCCAACCCCTTTTTATTTGAAATAGAGTCCCTATACCCAAAAGAATACCTTGTTGCTAAAGATGTTGTTCAAAAAATAGAAGAGCGGACAGGTGTCTTTTTTCCAGAAGGTGAGGTTGGCTTTATCGCTCTACATATTCACAGCGCGGTAACCGATAAGTCGTTACGTGATATTAAGCGCTATCATTCCCTACTTTCACAACTGGTGGAGATTATCGAAAACAACTTAGATATTCAACTGGACAAAAACAACATCGACTACCACCGCTTAATCCAACATCTTCACCGGGCAATTGACCGTGCCGATAAAGGCACTATTATCAGTGAAGAAAATAAATTGGCTGCTATGTTGAAAAGTGAATATCCTGTGTGCTATAATCTTGCTTGGAAGCTCATAAAAGTAATGCAAAACCAATTGAATAAGCCTGTAGATGAATCAGAAGTCATGTATTTGACGATTCACTTGCAGCGCTTGACACATAAATTCTGACCATACGTGTTACTGATTCGATCAGGCATGAGTATGAAAAGATGAAAGTTAACCAATAGGACAAAACTGTCCTTTTATTGACTTTTCCCTTTTCTGCTCATGCCTTTTATTATGGATTCAATTGTTTTTTCATATACAACCCATAGAGGAGGAAATTACATGTCATTTAATTTATTCGGTACATTGCAAAAAGTTGGTAAAGCTTTAATGTTACCCGTTGCACTTTTACCTGCTGCTGGTATCTTACTAGCTTTTGGTACTAGTTTTGCACAAGAATCATTTTTGGAAGCGGTTCCTTTTATGGGAGCTAATTGGATTCAACAATTATTATACGTAATGGCAGAAGCGGGCGGAATCGTCTTCGCTAACCTTCCTTTACTATTTGCTGTAGGTGTTGCGATCGGTCTTGCCGGTGGTGATGGTGTAGCAGGACTTGCGGCCATCATTGGTTATTTAATCATGAACGTCACGATGAAAGCGTTTGGCGGAATTACGCTAGAAATGACTACTGACCCGGCATATGCCAATGTACTAGGAATTCCTACACTACAAACAGGTGTTTTCGGCGGGATTATCGTCGGGATTTTAGCCGCCTTCTTGTACAATAAATTCTATAATATCCAGTTGCCACAGTTTTTAGGATTTTTTGCAGGAAAACGGTTTGTCCCAATTATTACTGCGTTTTCAGCTGTTTTTCTTGGAATCGTTATGTTTATGGTTTGGCCTTTTGCTCAAGGTGGCCTGAACGCTCTTTCTCACTTTATGCTAGAAACAAATCGTACGCTTGCGGCTTTCGTTTTTGGAACCGTTGAACGTTCATTAATTCCATTTGGTTTGCACCATATTTTCTACTCACCATTTTGGTTTGAATTTGGTCAATATACAACTGTTGCAGGAGAAATTGTCCGCGGTGACCAACGTATTTTCTTTGCGCAATTGCAAGACGGAGTAGACTTTACGGCTGGTACATTTATGACGGGTAAATTCCCATTCATGATGTTTGGCCTTCCAGCTGCAGCTCTTGCGATATATCACACAGCACGTCCTGAGAAAAAGAAAGTTGTCGGCGGTATCATGGCTTCTGGTGCTTTAACTTCTTTCCTTACAGGAATTACAGAACCTCTTGAATTTACGTTCTTGTTCGTTGCTCCTGTGTTATTTGGTATTCACGCTATATTTGCAGGACTATCATTTATGACCATGCATTTACTTAACGTTAAAATCGGTATGACATTTTCCGGTGGCTTGATCGATTTCCTGCTTTTCGGTGTTATGCCTGGCAGAACGGAATGGTTCTGGGTTATCATCGTCGGTCTAGTATTCTCAGTCATTTATTACTTTGGTTTCCGTTTTGCTATCCAGAAATTCAACTTGATGACGCCTGGACGTGAAATTGATGAAGAAGACGATGAAGAGACAGAAGAAATTGGCGACTTGCCATATGAAATTCTTGCTGCTATGGGCGGACAAGAAAATATCACACACCTTGATGCTTGTATCACACGTTTACGTGTCAGTGTTGAAGACAAAGGCAATGTTGATAAAAAACGTTTGAAAAAACTAGGTGCTTCAGGTGTTATGGAAGTTGGCAATAACATTCAAGCTATTTTTGGACCTGTATCGGATAGCTTACGCGGTCAAATGCAGGACATCATCAATGGGAAATCACCTCGTCCAGCTGCAAAAACAGCAGCTCCAAGTAAAGACGCTGTTGTTTCAGCAACACCATTGGAATTTAACAGTCCAATGACAGGTGACCTTTTACCAATTTCAGAAGTTCCTGACCAAGTGTTTTCAGGTAAAATGGTTGGCGATGGTTTTGCCATCAAACCGACTGAAGGAAAAGTATACTCTCCCGTAAATGGTAAAGTCGTTACTGTATTCCCTACTAAACACGCAATTGGTATTGCAGCTGATAATGGCACGGAAATTCTGATCCATATCGGGATTGATACGGTACACTTGAAAGGTGAAGGCTTTACTTCACATATTGAACAAGGCGATTTGGTTGAACAAGGACAACTCTTAATGGAAATGGACTTGGATTATATCGCTGAACATGCAGCATCAATTATTACGCCTGTCGTCTTCACTAATCTTGAAGAAGGACAATCAATAAAACTTAAAAAATCTGGTGCTATTGCAGCGAAAGATACAGATGTTATGGAAATTATTAACGGAGAATCTGTCGTTTAATCCAGAAATATCTACTAAAAGCCCGGTTGTATTTGGATTCTTCAAATGCGATCGGCTTTTTTTATTTCATCTGACCCCTAAGTTTTATTGGAAATTGACGCTTTTAACTAGTCCAATGCTCTGCTAATCTTATCTGAAAAGAAAAGATAGGATGGTTACTAATTATGCAAAAAACAACTAGCTATTCACCAACAGCTAATTCTCGTACCTTTGATTTGATCTTAAGTTCGATGGCCATTGCGCTTGTCTTTGTGGCCACATTATTATTGAATATTCGTTTACCGATTGCTGCTAATGGTGGTCTTGTTCACCTCGGAACAGCTATGCTTTTCATCATCGCCATTCTTTTTGGTCCTAAAAAAGGATTGATTGCAGGTGCTATTGGGATGGGTTTGTTCGATTTAGTTTCTGGCTGGACTTTATGGGCACCGATTACAATTGTAGCTCGTGGCCTTCAAGGATACTTAGTCGGGAAAATTGCTTGGTCAGGCAATCGAACTGGTAACAGTACGTCTTTCAATATTTTAGCTGCTGCTGTTTCAATGCCACTTATGATTGCTATCTACTATGTAGGCGAAGCTATCATTTTCAGTAGCTGGATTATCCCGGCCGCTTCCATTCCAGGAAACATCGTCCAAAACGTAGTTGGATTGATTATAGCGATTCCTGTAGCTATTGCTTTAAAGAAAACACCTTATTTCAAATAGAATAGTTTGTTTCACAACAAAACCCCGTCCATCTTTTTCAGATGAACGGGGTTTTTAAAATGTGTTTTGTAACGACTTATTTTGTGATTGTATTCTTCTCGTCTAACTGCAATGCTTTTGCAGTTGATGCATGGATTTCTTGGAGAAGCTCAGGATTTTCAGACAATGACAAGCCGTAAGACGGAATCATTTCTTTGATTTTTGGTTCCCATTCGCCTACTTGTTCTGGGAAACATCTTCGGAAAATTTCAAGCATCGCATGAACTGCCGTAGATGCACCAGGTGAAGCTCCTAGTAATGCAGCAATAGAACCATCAGCAGCCGTTACAATTTCTGTACCAAACTGAAGCGTTCCTTTGCCTTTATCTGTATCTTTAATCACTTGTACCCGTTGTCCTGCAACAACTACTTCCCAATCTTCAAGTTTCGCAGTTGGGATAAATTCACGCAATTCTTCTACGCGTTTTTCATTCGAAAGCAAGACTTGTTGCACAAGATACTTCGTTAATGACATTTCTTTTGCCCCTGCAGCAAGCATCGTAAAGACGTTGTTCGGTTTTACAGAGCCGATCAAGTCCATATTCGATCCTGTTTTCAGGAATTTTGGAGAGAATCCAGCAAACGGTCCGAACAATAATGATTTCTTGTTGTCGATATAGCGTGTGTCCAAATGAGGTACAGACATTGGCGGAGCGCCAACTTTTGCTTTACCGTATACTTTTGCATGATGTTGTTCCACAATTTCAGGGTCGTTGCAGACTAAGAACAAACCACTAACCGGGAATCCACCAATTTGCTTCGATTCAGGAATGCCTGTTTTTTGTAACAATGGCAAGCTTCCGCCACCACCACCGATAAAGACGAAGTCCGCACTATGGTATTCGATTTTGTTGTTTTCAAGGTCCTGCACTTTTACTTCCCATGTGCTGTCGCTGTTACGTTTAATGTCTTTGACTGCATGGTTGTAATTCAGTTCGACTTGTTGTTCGCCCAAGTACTCAAATAACATTTCGGTTAACGCCCCAAAGTTGACGTCAGTCCCTGTATCGATTTTCGTTGCTGCGATAGCTTCAGTTGAAGTACGGCCCTCCATAATAAGAGGCATCCATTCTTTTAACTTTTCGGTTTCCGTTGAGAATTCCATCCCTTTAAACAATGGACTTTTCGTCAAAGCGTCAAAACGATTTTTTAAAAAGCGGACATTGTCTTCGCCTTGAACCATGCTCATGTGAGGAATCGACATGATAAAGTCTTTTGGGTTTTCAATGCGTTTATTGTTTACAAGAAACGACCAAAATTGTCTAGAAAGTTGGAATTGTTCGTTGATGCTGCTCGCTTTTTTAATATCGATCGAGCCATCCTCTTGTTCTGGTGTATAGTTCAGTTCGCAAAGTGCTGCGTGGCCTGTACCTGCATTATTCCATTCATTAGAACTTTCAGCGCCTGCTTTTTCAAGTTTCTCAAACACTTTAATATTCCACTCAGGGGCTAGCTCTTTAAGCATTGCTCCCAAAGTTGCACTCATAACTCCGGCGCCTATTAAGATGATATTTTTGTTATTCTGTTGGTTGTCCATTAAAACCTTCCTTATCCCGTATATTTGCAAATAGGTGCAGCTTGCTCCTGATCAAATAATACAAAAAGCCAGGTTCAACCATAAAACACACCTTTTCTGCCTCAATTATATAATTATATCATATTTCCTGATTGTACCTATCTGCTTTTGCCTGTCCATTATACCTCACTTCATGCGTCTGCAAAAGCAAGAGCTTCTTTTCTATTGTTAACCTATAAAAAAAGGCAGACACGCTTTTTTAACGTGTCTGCCCTTTCAGTTTTACTTATCCTTTAATCCTACCTATATTAAGCTTTCAATGCATGATAGCGTCTTACTACTTCTTTTGTAATGTCACTGTCTTCAGGCAAACCACTAATGGTAGTTAAAACAGTCGCAGGTCCCTTGTCTTGAATTATTTTCTGAATTTCCATCGCTTCTTCGTCTTCTGGATAATCAAACAATAACGCAGCCGCAATCGCGTTTGCTAAGTGAGTATACGCCAACCCTGCTTTTTGTGCTTGTGTAGCAGGGCGAACCAATCGATCTTCAGGTCCTAACTTCCGAATAGGTGCACGCCCTACTCGTGTAACTCCGTCATTTAAGTAAGTATTCTTAAAGCG carries:
- a CDS encoding TRAP transporter large permease gives rise to the protein MTLAVLFGSFALLLILTVPIGIAIGLSTLITIMYTGSLPVEFLAKELVTAVDSFPLMAVPFFILAGEIMGKGGISERLFNVANALVGNRTGGFAIATIITCMFFAAISGSGPATVAAIGGIMIPAMVRQGYDIKFATAVVAAAGSIGVIIPPSIPMVIYGVTGNVSIGDLFIAGIIPGVLVGLSMIVWVYIYSKKKGYKGMGEPTSLKKIGTALWAAKWAMLIPVIILGGIYGGIFTPTEAAVIAVVYGLFASMIIYRELKFKELPKVIIDSALTTATVLIIVGTANAFGRLLTIEQIPGQIAEGLLSISTNSIVIILLITVLLLIVGMFMDTLAAIIILTPILLPVAVQIGYDPVHFGILMVVNLAIGFFTPPVGVNLFVASGISGVSIEALSKAVLPFLIAMLFTLLFITFIPQISLILIPE
- a CDS encoding TRAP transporter small permease → MKILRWLDRHIEEALLILFSTIMVAVIFLQVVMRQFNNSLSWSEELARYSFIWLIYMGISYGVKKERHIKVDVALLLLREKGKIILTIIANLLFVVFAVFVIVYGFDIANQLLNFGQKSPANQIPMGLVYMATPVGMGLTLIRLIQNLIKHIKALRGDSGSVRKINEMDQAK
- a CDS encoding cation diffusion facilitator family transporter, producing the protein MKELFGLMKFGTKSALWAAIINTIVAILKTAAYLITGNVAMFAEMMHSFGDAANQFFVFIGSALSKKEPTERFPGGFGRLVNLVLLGAVLIVGVLAYETIVEGIHHISNATHSEDWFWLNMGVLGASALLEMAVLYKAMKEITEHLPKEQIKGFKLIPESYKHVKDAKPASKLVFLEDNVAVGGALLAMGAIVVATYTPFHSATGYASIIIGVALVFVVGRIFMDNAAGALGVADVKMQARMGARILQHPHINDIQDLNVIKEGESLHVELKVEVDPHMTIKEADEIRNYIEEKIKEAVDNVTDVIIEFDDDDDVDTWSQISNGDQK
- a CDS encoding HAD family hydrolase; amino-acid sequence: MIINPKAIFLDMDGTILNHYNEVSSETKQVIDQLRDQGIFVFIATGRSADELAEMLPEGFAVDGVITANGMAGYIGEEVVFEHALSLELVKTIIEKARKRKIYYELFPHGNSRLVQEQDKAFVEAAIRDPKPDSVQINEWISRQKAIEEDIEWTAEITGNHFSKFYFFARTRDEIEGWKAELKELQGEMSFSMTPSSPHNAEVMVADVNKASGIKEMLERFGLTGCETLAIGDSDNDLKMFEYVSHAVAMKNAPDHIKEKVDEVTEFTCDANGVSQYLKTVVLDNMVIKEPKA
- the glcT gene encoding glucose PTS transporter transcription antiterminator GlcT; this translates as MKQVLTIQKVLNNNVVIAHNDVYKEVVLIGNGLGFNRKKGDSVPFDQADKTFLLKDEKEMEQYVNLLPYIEEKLIAFIQELLLFIEEKMDKELNEHIHVALTDHIAFAINRAKKDIQFSNPFLFEIESLYPKEYLVAKDVVQKIEERTGVFFPEGEVGFIALHIHSAVTDKSLRDIKRYHSLLSQLVEIIENNLDIQLDKNNIDYHRLIQHLHRAIDRADKGTIISEENKLAAMLKSEYPVCYNLAWKLIKVMQNQLNKPVDESEVMYLTIHLQRLTHKF
- the ptsG gene encoding glucose-specific PTS transporter subunit IIBC; protein product: MSFNLFGTLQKVGKALMLPVALLPAAGILLAFGTSFAQESFLEAVPFMGANWIQQLLYVMAEAGGIVFANLPLLFAVGVAIGLAGGDGVAGLAAIIGYLIMNVTMKAFGGITLEMTTDPAYANVLGIPTLQTGVFGGIIVGILAAFLYNKFYNIQLPQFLGFFAGKRFVPIITAFSAVFLGIVMFMVWPFAQGGLNALSHFMLETNRTLAAFVFGTVERSLIPFGLHHIFYSPFWFEFGQYTTVAGEIVRGDQRIFFAQLQDGVDFTAGTFMTGKFPFMMFGLPAAALAIYHTARPEKKKVVGGIMASGALTSFLTGITEPLEFTFLFVAPVLFGIHAIFAGLSFMTMHLLNVKIGMTFSGGLIDFLLFGVMPGRTEWFWVIIVGLVFSVIYYFGFRFAIQKFNLMTPGREIDEEDDEETEEIGDLPYEILAAMGGQENITHLDACITRLRVSVEDKGNVDKKRLKKLGASGVMEVGNNIQAIFGPVSDSLRGQMQDIINGKSPRPAAKTAAPSKDAVVSATPLEFNSPMTGDLLPISEVPDQVFSGKMVGDGFAIKPTEGKVYSPVNGKVVTVFPTKHAIGIAADNGTEILIHIGIDTVHLKGEGFTSHIEQGDLVEQGQLLMEMDLDYIAEHAASIITPVVFTNLEEGQSIKLKKSGAIAAKDTDVMEIINGESVV
- a CDS encoding ECF transporter S component, giving the protein MQKTTSYSPTANSRTFDLILSSMAIALVFVATLLLNIRLPIAANGGLVHLGTAMLFIIAILFGPKKGLIAGAIGMGLFDLVSGWTLWAPITIVARGLQGYLVGKIAWSGNRTGNSTSFNILAAAVSMPLMIAIYYVGEAIIFSSWIIPAASIPGNIVQNVVGLIIAIPVAIALKKTPYFK
- a CDS encoding malate:quinone oxidoreductase produces the protein MDNQQNNKNIILIGAGVMSATLGAMLKELAPEWNIKVFEKLEKAGAESSNEWNNAGTGHAALCELNYTPEQEDGSIDIKKASSINEQFQLSRQFWSFLVNNKRIENPKDFIMSIPHMSMVQGEDNVRFLKNRFDALTKSPLFKGMEFSTETEKLKEWMPLIMEGRTSTEAIAATKIDTGTDVNFGALTEMLFEYLGEQQVELNYNHAVKDIKRNSDSTWEVKVQDLENNKIEYHSADFVFIGGGGGSLPLLQKTGIPESKQIGGFPVSGLFLVCNDPEIVEQHHAKVYGKAKVGAPPMSVPHLDTRYIDNKKSLLFGPFAGFSPKFLKTGSNMDLIGSVKPNNVFTMLAAGAKEMSLTKYLVQQVLLSNEKRVEELREFIPTAKLEDWEVVVAGQRVQVIKDTDKGKGTLQFGTEIVTAADGSIAALLGASPGASTAVHAMLEIFRRCFPEQVGEWEPKIKEMIPSYGLSLSENPELLQEIHASTAKALQLDEKNTITK